A genomic segment from Muntiacus reevesi chromosome 15, mMunRee1.1, whole genome shotgun sequence encodes:
- the LOC136146946 gene encoding relaxin-3 receptor 1-like produces the protein MASARGSCRMARAFGAVLPLNWFGDVSSRQPSNSSVGNGSESTRPTWGPRSLDGLEGVAEAGAALALRALIAGAYLALCAVGLVGNVLVLVLVRSQQRRRRSLLNCFLLNLAATDLQFVLTLPFWAVDMVRDFNWPFGGAMCKVVLTLTVLNMYASGFFLSAMSVARYYAVARALRPRRPGTLWAVCVCSLLWATAVLATAPTALFATAASIGGERLCLLRFPDGGPDWLAFYHLQKITVAFVLPLVTLGTCSLLLLRFLRRRRARWPSGVRPRRRSRVTRALACVLLVFVLCWLPNQALTFWGVLIKLNAVPWDRAYFLVQAYLFPVSICLAHSNSCLNPLLYCLLRRDFRQGLQELCGRAKRPADLRPGSPTAAPQLRGSLIRPEPGEPHLSVRTTRRSISTKSDGADI, from the coding sequence ATGGCGTCAGCCAGAGGCAGCTGTCGCATGGCCCGTGCCTTCGGGGCCGTGCTCCCTCTGAACTGGTTTGGAGACGTGTCGTCCCGGCAGCCCTCTAACAGTTCGGTGGGCAACGGATCTGAGAGCACTCGCCCGACCTGGGGTCCCCGCAGCCTGGACGGCCTGGAGGGAGTGGCAGAGGCCGGAGCGGCGCTGGCACTGCGCGCGCTGATCGCGGGCGCCTACCTGGCCCTGTGCGCTGTGGGGCTGGTGGGCAACGTGCTGGTGCTGGTCCTGGTGCGGTCCCAGCAGCGGCGCCGGCGCTCGCTGCTCAACTGCTTCCTCCTCAACCTTGCAGCCACCGACCTGCAGTTCGTGCTGACACTGCCCTTCTGGGCCGTGGACATGGTGCGCGACTTCAACTGGCCCTTCGGGGGTGCCATGTGCAAGGTGGTGCTCACTCTCACGGTGCTCAACATGTACGCCAGCGGCTTCTTCCTTAGCGCCATGAGCGTGGCGCGCTACTACGCGGTGGCGAGGGCGCTGCGCCCGCGCCGGCCGGGCACCCTGTGGGCTGTCTGCGTGTGCAGCTTGCTCTGGGCCACCGCAGTCCTGGCCACCGCACCCACCGCCCTGTTCGCCACAGCGGCCAGCATCGGGGGCGAACGCCTGTGCCTGCTGCGCTTCCCCGACGGCGGTCCCGACTGGCTGGCCTTCTACCATCTGCAAAAGATCACCGTGGCTTTTGTGCTGCCGCTGGTCACGCTGGGGACCTGCTCACTGCTGCTTCTGCGCTtcctgcggcggcggcgggcacGCTGGCCGTCTGGGGTCCGGCCCCGACGTCGCTCCCGGGTTACCCGCGCGCTGGCCTGCGTGCTGCTGGTCTTCGTGCTCTGCTGGCTGCCCAACCAAGCGCTTACGTTCTGGGGGGTGCTGATCAAGCTGAACGCGGTGCCCTGGGACCGCGCCTACTTCTTGGTGCAGGCCTACCTCTTCCCGGTGTCCATCTGCCTGGCGCACTCCAACAGCTGCCTCAACCCGCTACTCTACTGCCTGCTGCGCCGCGACTTCCGCCAGGGCCTGCAAGAGCTGTGCGGCCGGGCCAAGCGCCCAGCAGACCTCCGACCCGGCTCTCCGACAGCCGCGCCCCAGCTACGGGGCTCTCTGATTAGGCCTGAACCTGGAGAACCACACCTCTCAGTAAGGACCACACGCCGCTCCATCAGTACCAAGAGTGATGGGGCAGATATATga